The following proteins come from a genomic window of Nostoc sp. ATCC 53789:
- a CDS encoding serine/threonine-protein kinase, with protein MNQSPFTSPSSTGLLANRYQLKQLIGSGGMGEVFLANDILLGGIPVAIKFLTQTVVDSKMQQDFAREALMSAALSQKSLHIVRAYDYGVNEKGKPYYVMEYLCGKSLKDLIPLPLSMFLTLSRQICLGLQCAHQGINIDGKICPLVHRDIKPANILVIPDPILGQLVKILDFGIARFLNYASTASTSRGFNGTLPYCSPEQLDGEKLDSRSDIYSLGVMMFEMLTGKKPWEPETDYFGAWYKAHHFEQPKTIADVKPTLKIPQKLNNLIMSCLAKKASDRPQNIAQILQVLNSLEQSNSTSFPTTLSSNPILSRPLDSGLPIAVEQSCRQLLWPQNKPTQEIVFPQLIDTAQESMTALWLMLPKQEIKNYALSTLYNQFIFMTSPHPMLLWVTVLYNRQLAPKWLPCYLDMQNSQNLKMVSLLAENEHYPLIFFTLEAPHSCANVLSSRIEPTQRQMLKTWVQQTHSLPPASVPQVSKQLLKQQYKQMQSRILQHLESKPQVVLSRSI; from the coding sequence GTGAATCAAAGCCCATTTACATCTCCAAGTAGTACGGGCTTACTTGCCAATCGTTACCAACTGAAGCAATTAATTGGTAGCGGTGGCATGGGTGAAGTTTTCTTAGCAAATGATATTTTGTTAGGAGGTATACCAGTTGCTATCAAGTTTTTAACTCAGACTGTTGTCGATAGCAAGATGCAACAAGACTTTGCTCGTGAAGCTTTAATGAGCGCAGCTTTGAGTCAAAAGAGCTTACACATAGTGCGGGCGTATGATTATGGTGTGAATGAGAAAGGAAAACCATACTACGTGATGGAATATCTATGCGGTAAGAGTTTAAAGGACTTAATTCCGCTACCATTGTCGATGTTTTTGACTCTTTCGCGCCAAATTTGTTTGGGCTTACAGTGTGCCCATCAAGGTATTAATATTGACGGCAAAATTTGTCCGTTGGTTCATAGAGATATTAAGCCTGCCAATATATTAGTTATTCCCGATCCGATATTAGGTCAGTTAGTTAAAATCCTTGATTTTGGGATTGCTAGATTTTTAAATTATGCCTCAACAGCTAGTACAAGCAGGGGATTTAATGGCACTTTACCCTACTGTTCTCCAGAACAGTTAGATGGAGAAAAATTAGACAGTCGCTCTGATATTTATAGCCTGGGTGTGATGATGTTTGAAATGCTCACAGGCAAAAAACCTTGGGAACCAGAAACTGATTACTTTGGTGCTTGGTATAAAGCACATCACTTTGAACAACCAAAAACGATCGCAGATGTTAAACCAACTCTGAAAATACCTCAGAAGCTAAATAATTTAATCATGTCTTGCCTTGCAAAAAAAGCAAGCGATCGCCCCCAAAATATCGCTCAAATTTTGCAAGTATTAAACAGTTTAGAACAATCTAATTCTACCAGTTTCCCAACAACTTTATCCTCTAATCCCATCCTTAGCCGTCCCCTAGATTCTGGATTACCAATTGCAGTAGAACAAAGCTGCCGACAACTTTTGTGGCCTCAAAACAAACCAACTCAAGAAATTGTTTTTCCCCAGCTTATAGATACTGCACAAGAATCTATGACCGCACTATGGCTGATGTTGCCTAAACAAGAAATCAAAAACTATGCTCTTTCTACCCTTTACAACCAGTTTATCTTCATGACATCCCCTCACCCAATGCTGTTGTGGGTAACTGTACTCTACAACCGGCAATTGGCTCCTAAGTGGCTACCGTGCTACTTAGATATGCAAAATTCCCAAAATCTGAAGATGGTAAGCCTACTGGCTGAAAATGAACACTATCCTTTGATTTTCTTTACTCTGGAAGCACCACATTCCTGCGCCAATGTCCTCAGTAGTCGCATCGAGCCAACTCAGCGACAAATGTTGAAAACCTGGGTGCAACAGACTCATAGCCTACCACCAGCTTCTGTGCCCCAAGTCAGCAAACAGCTATTAAAACAGCAATATAAACAAATGCAATCCCGGATATTGCAGCATTTAGAATCTAAGCCCCAGGTTGTATTATCAAGGTCTATTTAA
- a CDS encoding serine/threonine-protein kinase: MPQKKIENMVGQKAELDDYIGQFLNNRYLIRDLIGKGGMGRVYLAEDTAKGGMPIAIKILSLSLANQQMSQRFAREIFIGAQLGRKSKHIVRILSYGVTDDKTPYYVMEYLQGKNLKQILKIQPLTISKFLEICNQICLGLQCAHQGISLKGEIYPIVHRDIKPENIFLSEDSKEGEIVKILDFGIAKFLTERSGMTLTDSFIGSLPYCSPEHMEGRKLLDVRSDIYSLGVLMFEMLTGKHPFQTKSNSFGTWYQAHRFQMPPTVEEVNPQVKVPQILEKLLMSCLAKEVSDRPQNINQILEGLEKVNSQINDVIANNTSDILKASLPVQLVPATFLSEQECLQKNWPKNKPIGAIGFPHLLQTTQRPIPTFWAMLPKQEIAKFLNKVHSTEFISKINVYPMLLWVTVLYDAQPSMTKWLPYFLDLKDNKGQNLARSLAEVGYYHLLFFTLEEPNRCSHVTTLSLTANQRQQLVDWLDMSQRSNELILSNQAKNLLKTEYEKLKLDILQKLAADHKAEKEGLKNWMDKFLEIFFKLLSRS, translated from the coding sequence ATGCCACAAAAAAAAATTGAGAATATGGTAGGGCAAAAAGCAGAATTAGACGATTATATCGGACAATTTTTAAATAATCGCTATTTAATCAGAGATTTGATCGGCAAAGGGGGGATGGGGAGAGTTTATTTAGCAGAAGATACTGCTAAAGGTGGTATGCCGATCGCAATCAAAATTTTATCACTCAGTTTGGCGAATCAGCAAATGTCCCAACGCTTTGCCAGAGAGATTTTTATTGGCGCTCAATTGGGTCGTAAAAGTAAACATATTGTTCGCATCTTAAGTTATGGCGTTACTGACGATAAAACCCCCTATTATGTAATGGAATACCTCCAAGGAAAAAATCTCAAACAAATCCTCAAAATTCAGCCCTTAACAATATCGAAATTTTTGGAGATTTGTAATCAAATTTGTTTAGGCTTACAATGCGCCCATCAAGGTATTAGCCTCAAAGGAGAGATTTATCCCATTGTTCATAGAGATATAAAACCCGAAAATATATTTCTTAGTGAAGATAGTAAAGAAGGAGAAATTGTTAAAATACTCGATTTTGGCATCGCCAAATTTTTAACAGAACGAAGTGGGATGACCCTGACAGATTCTTTTATTGGTAGTTTACCTTACTGTTCTCCAGAACACATGGAAGGGCGCAAATTGCTAGATGTGCGCTCTGATATTTACAGTTTGGGAGTATTAATGTTTGAGATGCTAACAGGAAAACATCCATTTCAGACAAAAAGTAACTCCTTTGGTACTTGGTATCAAGCGCATCGCTTTCAAATGCCACCTACAGTTGAAGAAGTGAATCCGCAAGTCAAAGTACCGCAGATATTAGAAAAACTATTGATGAGTTGTTTAGCGAAAGAAGTAAGCGATCGCCCGCAAAATATCAACCAAATATTAGAAGGTTTAGAAAAGGTTAATAGTCAGATTAATGATGTTATTGCTAACAATACTAGTGACATTCTTAAAGCCTCACTTCCAGTTCAATTAGTACCTGCAACATTCTTGTCAGAACAAGAATGTTTACAGAAAAATTGGCCTAAGAACAAACCAATTGGCGCAATTGGCTTTCCCCATTTATTACAAACTACTCAAAGACCTATACCAACTTTTTGGGCAATGTTGCCCAAACAAGAGATTGCAAAATTTTTGAATAAAGTACACAGCACTGAATTTATTAGTAAAATTAATGTATATCCGATGTTGTTGTGGGTAACAGTCCTATACGATGCCCAGCCTTCTATGACTAAGTGGCTACCTTATTTTCTAGATTTGAAAGATAATAAAGGGCAGAATTTAGCACGTAGTTTAGCAGAGGTAGGCTACTATCATCTACTATTTTTTACCCTAGAAGAGCCAAATCGTTGCTCTCATGTAACAACCTTAAGTCTCACAGCTAATCAGCGTCAGCAACTTGTAGACTGGTTAGATATGAGTCAACGGTCAAATGAATTAATTTTGTCTAATCAAGCTAAAAATCTTCTAAAAACAGAGTACGAAAAATTAAAATTAGACATTTTACAAAAGTTAGCCGCAGATCATAAAGCTGAGAAAGAAGGGTTAAAAAATTGGATGGATAAATTCTTGGAGATTTTTTTTAAACTTTTATCGCGTTCTTAA
- a CDS encoding esterase-like activity of phytase family protein, which translates to MQIIKKTFVIPRIIYLFIPILIISFLLTKLPLSAVEVSSIEFIGEATLPKGLIFKKTEVGGLSGITYDAKNNLYYAISDDRGQKAAARFYTLKIDLSKGSLKKSGVIPVNVTTLLNENDQTFRPSETDTEGIALTNKSTIFISSEGDAAKLINPFIKEFSLSSGKEITTLPIPNKFLPDKAGKQGIRNNLAFESLTITPDKKNLFTASENALIQDGVAAKPNIGSPCRILQYNLLNGQPEKEFLYQTEPVSPFLNLTGKFASGLPDLLALDNQGHFLSLERSFTGLGFAISLFQVSLEQADDIHHIDSLLAIDSKNIKPVQKKLLLDLRTLDVLLDNIEGLTLGPKLPDGQQSLILVSDNNFNSLQRTQILAFKMKIETPLIRLLRRLLPNLNR; encoded by the coding sequence ATGCAGATAATCAAAAAAACCTTCGTAATTCCACGAATTATTTACTTATTTATCCCGATTCTAATTATCAGTTTTTTATTAACAAAATTACCATTAAGTGCTGTTGAAGTTAGTAGCATAGAGTTTATCGGTGAAGCTACTTTACCGAAAGGTTTAATCTTTAAGAAAACTGAGGTTGGAGGTTTATCTGGAATTACTTATGATGCAAAGAACAATCTTTATTATGCTATTTCTGATGACCGTGGACAAAAGGCTGCTGCCCGCTTCTACACCCTAAAAATAGATTTAAGCAAGGGTTCTCTAAAAAAGAGTGGAGTTATTCCTGTAAATGTTACCACATTATTAAATGAAAACGATCAAACATTTCGCCCCAGTGAAACTGATACAGAAGGTATTGCATTAACTAATAAATCAACTATATTTATTTCTTCTGAAGGCGACGCTGCAAAACTAATTAATCCTTTTATTAAAGAATTCTCACTATCTTCTGGTAAAGAAATTACAACACTTCCCATCCCAAACAAATTTTTGCCAGATAAAGCTGGTAAACAAGGTATCCGCAACAATTTGGCTTTTGAAAGCCTCACCATCACACCTGATAAAAAGAATCTATTTACAGCCAGCGAAAATGCTCTCATTCAAGATGGTGTTGCCGCGAAACCTAACATCGGTAGTCCTTGCCGAATTTTGCAATACAACTTACTCAACGGCCAGCCAGAAAAGGAGTTTCTTTACCAGACAGAACCAGTTTCACCCTTTTTGAATCTGACTGGCAAATTTGCTAGTGGACTACCTGATTTACTTGCTCTCGATAATCAAGGGCACTTCCTAAGTTTAGAAAGGTCTTTTACTGGTTTAGGATTTGCTATTTCCCTGTTTCAGGTTTCTTTAGAACAAGCTGATGATATTCATCACATCGATAGTCTTTTAGCAATTGACTCCAAAAATATTAAACCAGTTCAGAAAAAACTACTGTTAGATTTGAGAACTCTAGATGTACTGCTAGACAACATCGAAGGCTTAACTCTTGGCCCCAAACTACCCGATGGTCAACAATCATTAATTCTTGTGAGTGATAACAATTTTAACTCACTACAACGTACCCAGATACTAGCCTTTAAAATGAAAATTGAAACACCACTGATCAGATTATTACGCCGTTTACTGCCGAATTTAAATCGTTAA
- a CDS encoding TM0106 family RecB-like putative nuclease, with translation MLINAELLLQYQRCKRRTFLDIHGDKSQRDAPNELLRKLQQDKIAHQLNALAQMTYHQPDYSYGNWEIAEQATLELMERGVECIYKGVLLANYSDEYTLLSRPNLLVKQPGQSRFGDWMYVPASIELGKRPKQEYQVVAAFHTQVLATVQGVVPETALLILRTKNSNYTVDLFKWIPRMQQILEEFIEVLELPNPPEVFISRQKCNFCHWYSQCYAIAQSEKHLSLLPGVTPLRYTQLQELAITTLESLANTSPSTLENLVGFDPKVAPKLVVQAQSALEKRPLVLPYPLPIEDITFTAPIELYFDIEAQPDLDLNYLLGVLVVDRLANTEQFYSFLADKPEDEELVWQQFLDLVWQYPEAPIYHFCVYEFDTVKRLAKLYNTPYASVRPVLNRFVDVYEQLTQSVALPVESYALKAIARWLGFEWREKEASGAKCIYWYDQWLETGDRTLLEIIQSYNEDDCRATHRVKDWLVNFFQEEYGLRLA, from the coding sequence ATGCTAATTAATGCTGAACTCCTACTGCAATACCAACGTTGTAAACGCCGAACTTTTCTAGATATCCACGGTGACAAAAGTCAGCGCGATGCACCCAATGAGTTGCTGCGGAAATTGCAACAGGACAAAATCGCTCATCAGCTAAATGCTTTGGCACAGATGACTTACCACCAACCAGATTATTCTTATGGAAACTGGGAAATAGCAGAGCAGGCAACTTTAGAATTGATGGAGCGTGGCGTTGAGTGTATTTATAAAGGAGTACTGCTAGCAAATTATTCTGACGAATATACCCTGCTGAGTCGCCCAAATTTACTTGTGAAACAGCCAGGACAGTCTCGTTTTGGAGATTGGATGTATGTCCCGGCTAGTATTGAACTAGGTAAGCGCCCTAAGCAAGAATATCAAGTTGTCGCTGCATTTCATACTCAAGTCTTGGCAACAGTACAGGGAGTTGTACCAGAAACAGCTTTGCTGATACTGCGAACGAAAAACAGCAACTATACGGTGGATTTATTTAAATGGATTCCACGGATGCAGCAAATTCTGGAGGAGTTTATTGAAGTTTTAGAGTTACCGAATCCGCCAGAGGTGTTTATTTCTCGGCAAAAGTGCAATTTTTGCCATTGGTATAGTCAATGTTATGCGATCGCTCAATCTGAAAAACATCTCTCACTATTACCAGGTGTAACACCTCTTCGCTACACTCAACTCCAAGAGTTAGCCATCACCACACTAGAATCTCTTGCTAATACCAGTCCCAGCACCTTAGAAAATCTAGTTGGTTTCGACCCGAAAGTAGCACCCAAGCTAGTAGTGCAAGCTCAATCTGCATTGGAAAAACGACCCCTAGTTTTACCCTACCCGCTACCAATAGAAGATATTACATTCACAGCACCCATAGAGCTTTACTTTGATATTGAGGCACAGCCAGACTTAGATTTAAATTATCTTTTGGGGGTTTTGGTTGTTGATAGACTTGCCAATACAGAACAGTTTTATTCGTTTTTAGCAGATAAACCAGAAGACGAAGAATTAGTTTGGCAGCAATTTTTGGATTTAGTTTGGCAATATCCCGAAGCGCCAATTTATCATTTTTGTGTCTACGAGTTTGATACAGTCAAACGCCTAGCAAAGCTTTACAACACTCCCTACGCCTCAGTGCGCCCTGTACTGAATCGATTTGTGGATGTGTATGAACAATTAACCCAAAGTGTAGCATTACCTGTAGAAAGTTATGCCCTCAAAGCGATCGCACGTTGGTTAGGATTTGAGTGGCGGGAAAAAGAAGCTAGTGGTGCCAAATGTATTTACTGGTACGATCAGTGGCTAGAAACTGGCGATCGCACCTTACTAGAAATTATCCAAAGCTACAACGAAGATGACTGCCGCGCTACCCACAGAGTAAAAGACTGGCTTGTAAACTTTTTCCAGGAAGAATATGGTTTGCGACTAGCTTAA
- a CDS encoding HIT family protein, which yields MTEQHEPCLICERVTLWRSGKNPYFIYEFEHSIFVIGDHQFHGGYSLILLKKHIRELHELAPPIQSALFQEVMLAGQAIVNAFSPWKMNYACYGNSEPHIHWHLFPRYESDPDRQSTPWLHASEFKHHLITPQTAHNLGKKVKEHLSLLITR from the coding sequence ATGACAGAACAACATGAGCCATGCCTCATCTGTGAGCGTGTCACACTCTGGAGAAGCGGTAAAAATCCTTACTTCATCTACGAATTTGAGCATTCAATCTTTGTGATTGGCGATCATCAATTTCATGGCGGATACTCTCTGATTCTTCTAAAAAAACATATTAGAGAGTTGCATGAACTTGCTCCACCTATCCAGTCTGCCTTATTTCAAGAGGTGATGCTCGCAGGACAAGCGATCGTTAATGCTTTTAGTCCGTGGAAAATGAATTATGCCTGTTATGGCAATAGTGAACCACATATTCATTGGCATCTCTTCCCACGCTATGAGTCTGATCCCGATCGCCAAAGTACCCCGTGGCTTCATGCATCAGAATTCAAACACCATCTAATTACGCCTCAAACAGCGCATAATTTAGGAAAAAAAGTCAAAGAGCATTTATCGTTACTGATTACAAGATAA
- a CDS encoding aminotransferase class V-fold PLP-dependent enzyme has product MTSLSVAQTKLQSHREQFPALANKTYFNYGGQGPMPQRAMDAMTETQAYVQQIGPFGNEAYRWIAPQTQAARVAIASELNAPSEAITLTQNVTVGCNIAMWGIDWHSGDHILLSDCEHPGVIATTQEIARRFAVEVTTCPLKATLNEGDPVKVIAQHLRPNTRLVILSHVFWNTGQVLPLDKIAEVCRNNNSFLLIDAAQSVGLLPLNLTELGVDFYAFTGHKWLCGPAGAGGLYVRPEARESLKPTFIGLNGIVVDSQSQPVDWLPDGRRYEVSTLAYPLYVGLKEAIAIHQQWGTSQERYEQICQNSGYLWQRLVALPEVKCLRTSPPESGIVSFQLVNNQPQANLKLVQFLDSQNILTRTIADPSCIRATIHYLTLESEIDQLVEAIQSFCKIS; this is encoded by the coding sequence ATGACTAGTCTTTCTGTCGCCCAAACCAAGCTGCAAAGCCATCGAGAGCAATTTCCCGCTTTAGCCAATAAGACTTATTTCAATTATGGGGGACAAGGGCCAATGCCCCAAAGGGCAATGGATGCTATGACCGAAACTCAGGCTTATGTTCAGCAAATAGGCCCCTTTGGTAATGAGGCGTATCGCTGGATAGCGCCGCAGACTCAAGCCGCTAGAGTTGCGATCGCTTCAGAGTTAAATGCACCAAGCGAAGCAATTACCCTTACCCAGAATGTCACAGTTGGCTGTAATATCGCTATGTGGGGCATAGACTGGCATTCTGGCGACCATATACTGCTCTCAGACTGCGAACATCCAGGCGTGATTGCCACTACACAAGAAATCGCACGGAGATTCGCGGTAGAAGTTACCACCTGTCCTCTGAAAGCGACTTTAAATGAGGGCGATCCTGTAAAAGTTATTGCCCAGCACTTACGTCCTAATACTCGTCTTGTAATATTAAGTCATGTTTTCTGGAATACTGGTCAAGTTTTACCCCTTGATAAAATTGCCGAAGTATGCAGAAATAATAATTCTTTCCTGTTGATAGATGCTGCCCAATCTGTTGGTTTATTGCCTTTAAACTTAACAGAATTGGGTGTAGATTTTTATGCTTTCACTGGTCACAAATGGCTTTGTGGCCCTGCGGGTGCTGGTGGTTTGTATGTCCGACCAGAAGCACGAGAAAGCCTGAAACCTACGTTTATTGGCTTGAATGGCATTGTTGTAGATAGTCAATCTCAGCCTGTGGACTGGCTTCCCGATGGGCGACGGTATGAAGTGTCTACATTAGCTTATCCGTTGTATGTTGGGTTAAAGGAAGCGATCGCAATTCATCAGCAATGGGGAACTTCACAGGAACGTTACGAGCAAATTTGCCAAAACAGTGGCTATCTTTGGCAGCGCTTAGTAGCGTTACCCGAAGTTAAATGTTTGCGAACTTCCCCACCTGAAAGCGGTATAGTCTCATTCCAACTTGTAAATAATCAGCCCCAAGCTAATCTCAAGTTAGTACAATTTCTAGACTCACAAAATATATTAACTAGAACAATTGCCGATCCTAGCTGTATACGTGCCACCATCCATTACCTGACTTTAGAATCAGAAATCGACCAATTAGTTGAGGCCATTCAAAGTTTTTGCAAAATTAGTTAA
- a CDS encoding glycosyl transferase codes for MERPILYLAITNHGFGHATRMASVAATIQKLCPEILLIIVTTAPRWLLECYIEGDFIYRPRAFDLGVVQTDSLTMDKVATLEKLLDIKKHQNSLIASEVNFIRQNRVHLILADIPFLTPGFAKGANIPCWMMSNFGWDFIYRDWGGEFTAVADWISDWYSKCDRLFRLPFHEPMQAFNNITDVGLTGGSPHYSADDLRSLWGITAPIEKTILLTFGGLGLQQIPYDNLRRFPDWQFIVFDQSAPDLPNLVKINDRKYRPVDFMPICGRVVSKPGYSTFAEATLLGVPIVTIPREDFAEASFLLEGITNYNQHQIITPSEFFQGTWDFLYQLPQLPKQSQLIAKDGNEAIAKAVLNYLQTK; via the coding sequence ATGGAACGCCCAATCTTATACTTAGCCATCACTAACCACGGCTTTGGTCATGCTACCCGTATGGCTTCCGTCGCTGCGACAATTCAAAAATTATGTCCAGAAATTTTGCTAATTATTGTTACCACTGCCCCGCGCTGGTTGCTAGAGTGCTATATAGAAGGCGATTTCATCTATCGTCCCCGTGCATTTGATTTGGGTGTGGTGCAAACCGATAGTTTGACAATGGATAAAGTAGCGACTTTAGAAAAGTTACTGGATATTAAAAAACATCAAAATTCGCTGATTGCCTCAGAAGTGAATTTTATCCGCCAAAATCGCGTTCATCTCATTTTGGCAGATATTCCCTTCCTGACTCCTGGGTTTGCCAAAGGTGCAAATATCCCTTGCTGGATGATGAGTAACTTTGGCTGGGACTTTATCTACCGAGATTGGGGAGGGGAATTTACAGCAGTTGCAGATTGGATTAGTGATTGGTACTCAAAGTGCGATCGCCTATTCCGTCTCCCTTTCCACGAACCGATGCAAGCTTTCAACAATATCACAGATGTCGGTCTAACAGGTGGTTCCCCCCATTACTCTGCTGATGATTTACGTTCTCTTTGGGGAATAACTGCACCTATCGAAAAAACTATTTTGTTGACCTTTGGCGGCTTGGGTTTGCAGCAAATTCCCTACGATAACCTGCGGCGATTTCCAGATTGGCAATTTATCGTCTTTGATCAATCTGCGCCTGATTTACCTAATTTAGTAAAAATTAATGACCGTAAATACCGCCCAGTAGATTTTATGCCTATTTGTGGGCGAGTCGTCTCTAAACCTGGCTACAGTACTTTTGCTGAAGCTACACTCTTGGGAGTACCTATTGTTACTATTCCCCGTGAGGACTTTGCCGAAGCAAGTTTTCTACTAGAAGGTATAACAAATTATAACCAGCATCAAATCATCACCCCATCTGAGTTTTTTCAAGGGACTTGGGACTTTCTGTATCAGTTACCCCAACTACCAAAGCAATCCCAGCTAATTGCTAAGGATGGTAATGAAGCGATCGCTAAAGCGGTTCTAAATTATTTACAGACGAAATAA
- a CDS encoding secondary thiamine-phosphate synthase enzyme YjbQ, producing the protein MTHYQKLLKISTTAKSFYNITAKIEAAVAESGVETGLCTLFLRHTSASLVIQENADPDVLVDLANFMAKLVPESGKYIHDAEGPDDMPAHIRTALTHTSEQIPINRGHLVLGTWQGIYIWEHRQHSHLRELVIHISG; encoded by the coding sequence ATGACTCACTACCAAAAGTTACTAAAAATTTCCACTACTGCCAAATCTTTTTACAACATCACCGCTAAAATTGAAGCCGCAGTCGCAGAATCGGGGGTTGAAACTGGTCTTTGTACTTTATTTTTGCGCCACACTTCAGCCAGTTTAGTTATTCAAGAAAATGCTGATCCTGATGTTCTTGTGGATTTAGCCAATTTTATGGCAAAACTTGTCCCAGAATCAGGCAAATATATCCACGATGCAGAAGGCCCCGATGATATGCCAGCACACATTCGTACTGCACTTACCCACACTTCTGAGCAAATCCCTATTAATCGAGGTCATCTAGTACTGGGAACTTGGCAGGGAATTTATATTTGGGAACATCGCCAGCACAGTCATTTAAGAGAATTGGTTATCCACATTTCTGGATAG
- a CDS encoding Nif3-like dinuclear metal center hexameric protein, giving the protein MKIADLITWFEAWANPAWCESWDNCGWQIEPGVLQEKVRVLVCLTPTLAVMQEAIAENANLIFAHHPLIFNPLKSLRTGEAIAEMVRLAFTHNIGIYSAHTNFDQVQDGTADVLAQILELKQVTPIVPTQAGLGYGRVGLLEPSLTLQELLAAIQTRLAPPNLIFSPTDNLQQIISRVAVLGGSGAGYISAVAKTGAQAYLTSDCKFHQFQQSRDAYGGLPQRNLILIDAGHYATERPACDRLVQKFQSLNLDWVQLSQKDEDFRQFFA; this is encoded by the coding sequence ATGAAAATTGCTGACTTAATTACTTGGTTTGAAGCATGGGCAAATCCCGCTTGGTGTGAAAGCTGGGATAATTGCGGCTGGCAGATTGAACCAGGAGTATTGCAGGAAAAAGTACGGGTTTTGGTTTGTTTGACACCGACTTTGGCAGTAATGCAAGAAGCGATCGCAGAAAATGCTAATCTGATATTCGCCCATCATCCCTTAATTTTTAATCCTCTCAAATCTTTACGCACTGGTGAAGCGATCGCAGAAATGGTACGGTTAGCTTTTACCCACAATATTGGTATTTACAGCGCTCACACCAATTTCGACCAAGTGCAGGATGGTACAGCTGATGTGTTAGCTCAAATTTTAGAACTCAAGCAAGTTACTCCCATAGTACCAACACAAGCAGGATTAGGATATGGTCGTGTTGGTTTGCTAGAGCCATCTTTGACACTACAGGAATTACTCGCAGCTATTCAAACCCGACTTGCTCCCCCTAATTTGATTTTTTCCCCAACTGATAACTTACAGCAAATAATTTCACGAGTTGCTGTTTTAGGTGGCTCGGGGGCTGGTTATATTTCAGCCGTCGCCAAAACTGGTGCCCAGGCTTATCTAACTTCTGACTGTAAGTTTCATCAGTTTCAACAAAGCCGCGATGCCTACGGCGGGCTACCCCAACGCAATCTTATTTTAATAGATGCGGGACATTATGCTACCGAACGTCCGGCTTGCGATCGCTTGGTGCAAAAATTCCAGTCCCTAAACTTAGACTGGGTGCAATTAAGCCAAAAGGATGAAGATTTCCGCCAGTTTTTTGCTTGA
- a CDS encoding DUF6679 family protein gives MLHRKIYQLCCDGREVCVFLRDQQRWIERARIIDIEGDLVTLRYETEEEDEVCSWEEMVRLESIGAVTQKLASVPRGNVEPLMTEDCPEAERIHNRYTDSNPE, from the coding sequence ATGCTACACCGCAAGATTTATCAACTCTGTTGCGATGGGCGCGAGGTATGTGTTTTCTTGCGGGACCAGCAACGCTGGATTGAACGCGCCCGCATCATCGACATAGAGGGAGATTTAGTGACCCTACGCTATGAAACAGAAGAAGAGGACGAAGTTTGTTCTTGGGAAGAAATGGTTCGCCTCGAGAGCATTGGTGCTGTAACGCAAAAACTGGCTTCAGTGCCACGCGGAAATGTGGAACCCCTGATGACTGAAGACTGTCCCGAAGCTGAACGCATCCACAACCGTTACACTGACTCGAATCCAGAATAA